A section of the Epinephelus moara isolate mb chromosome 3, YSFRI_EMoa_1.0, whole genome shotgun sequence genome encodes:
- the dynll2b gene encoding dynein, light chain, LC8-type 2b gives MTDRKAVIKNADMPEEMQQDAVDCAMQAMDKYNIEKDIAAFVKKEFDKKYNPTWHCIVGRNFGSYVTHETKHFIYFYLGQVAILLFKSG, from the exons ATGACTGACAGGAAGGCAGTGATAAAGAATGCAGACATGCCTGAAGAGATGCAGCAGGATGCTGTGGACTGTGCCATGCAGGCTATGGATAAGTACAATATTGAGAAGGATATTGCCGCCTTTGTCAAAAAG GAGTTTGACAAGAAGTACAACCCCACATGGCACTGCATAGTCGGGAGGAACTTTGGCAGCTATGTGACGCATGAGACGAAGCATTTCATCTACTTCTACCTGGGCCAAGTGGCCATTCTACTCTTCAAGTCGGGCTGA
- the heatr6 gene encoding HEAT repeat-containing protein 6, whose translation MAAQTGLAPASVSRSDVPTFPPVALSAEAAPFTPLGTDGWRLGSPSDVEKQFSRCAAKLRALRADSGQLREELNLLFDQLLSENYNKTFDFNINIRPEDVCTLLKHVSCLVPLSQEHLVIKLCQLIHHLLNQLKVIMDEQTLDVLVNYTAKALKMCSTWTHSDVLLALSTVVYGNGPQCQQHLSDLLGEDGVLLLYSSPSQPNMELRRVALTCMANICLRIPGQPPLDDQYRSVSFRVFLKTLQSPKPPNTDELFYCMVIQAALKGLQCCLSGGKWKFGGGEELGSVLAALKRLMFQGAPGVSVEWPAVLYPAPLPQYEGLPSSKPAEPIKPEPAKDAAVPGKTSGNKKKKSRGKGKKTSTEESRGDDGEEDDREAVPVYQKGGGRDGGRGEGEFMSKLSGPSLYPSWKRASSDSEFSDPEGSAQCKLRLYHGRVRQRALHCLLAVVKGVEKRTLYGYWSSFIPDSPIGGPPPLTLLTIILKDPSPKVRACALQVLSAMLDGSRQFLAVAEDTASPRTSYTPFSFTLATAVRELHRALSLALLAETSPQTLTQVIKCLAYLVANAPYHRLRPGLLNSLWKQMRPYVRHRDVNVRVSVLTLYGALVTTQAPLPEVQLLLRQPEGSGSSSTGSFTLLDSALSWRQRDGVSSPSRTPVKSSLHTHSPQVSHTPREEDSTPPWLLQLCVSLVTQPREDQSDSEGAGTGGGAALEPSPVRLEALQVMSHLVRGYFSLAQVSLCEIGQVSARCLGETDPSIQLHGAKLLEELGTGIIQQYRAENNVPESSRVPMNQVVLFWSEVLSGPLNGALQNEQHPTLQTSACDTLSSILPQAFAQLPDKTQLMCITVLLGLTYSENYLVKTAAVRALGVYILFPCLREDVMFVADTANTILAALEDRSPNVRAKAAWSLGNLTDTLIVNMESVGVDFQEELSDMLLLKMLQAATRASADKDRVKCNAVRALGNLLHFLRQSQLTRSAFQRPLEEAVRALVKTVQSEATMKVRWNACYALGNAFRNPALPLDSASWSCDAFSSLCHVVTSCKNFKVRIKSAAALAVPTNRACYGDTERFSCVWRSLAAALENSEDTNDFLEYRYSASLRHTLSQALLHLLSVSQSQDMLALGASLAGEEGGGIKEHLIKYLRAEEGGGDGAEGEKDAGGDSFTPQQRVGGLQQTLIRLKELKAEGERWREEESGKEVVVYFLEDLLKTCEEQ comes from the exons ATGGCGGCTCAAACCGGGTTGGCACCGGCTTCTGTGAGCCGCAGTGATGTCCCTACCTTTCCTCCGGTGGCTCTGTCCGCGGAGGCCGCCCCGTTCACCCCGCTCGGGACGGACGGCTGGCGGCTCGGCTCACCGTCGGACGTGGAGAAACAGTTTTCCCGCTGCGCCGCGAAGCTCCGAGCCCTGCGGGCAGACTCCGGCCAACTGAGAGAGGAGCTCAACCTACTGTTTGACCAGCTGCTGTCCGAAAACTACAACAAAACCTTCGACTTTAATATCAACATCCGACCAGAG GATGTTTGCACtctgctgaaacatgtcagcTGTCTTGTGCCACTGAGTCAAGAACATCTAGTCATCAAACTCTGCCAGCTAATACATCATCTACTCAATCAGCTCAAG GTAATAATGGACGAGCAGACATTAGACGTGTTGGTGAACTATACCGCCAAAGCACTGAAAATGTGCAGTACATGGACACACTCAGATGTCCTTCTGGCACTCTCCACAGTAGTGTACGGGAACGGACCTCAGTGCCAACAG CACCTCAGTGACTTACTGGGTGAAGATGGAGTCCTCCTGCTGTATAGCTCTCCATCTCAGCCAAATATGGAGTTACGCCGTGTTGCTCTCACCTGTATGGCCAACATCTGTCTCAG GATTCCTGGTCAGCCACCGTTGGATGATCAGTACAGGAGTGTATCTTTCAGAGTCTTCctgaaaacactgcagtcacCCAAACCTCCCAACACTGATGAGCTCTTCTACTGCATG GTGATCCAGGCAGCACTAAAGGGACTTCAGTGTTGTCTCTCAGGAGGGAAGTGGAAATTTGGTGGAGGGGAGGAGCTTGGGTCTGTACTGGCTGCACTAAAG AGGCTCATGTTTCAGGGAGCTCCAGGTGTGAGTGTCGAGTGGCCAGCAGTGCTTTACCCAGCACCTCTCCCTCAATATGAGGGTCTCCCTTCATCGAAACCTGCTGAACCAATAAAACCCGAACCAGCAAAGGACGCAGCTGTGCCAGGCAAAACCTCAGGA aataaaaagaagaaatcaAGAGGAAAGGGGAAGAAGACGAGCACTGAGGAGAGCAGAGGGGATGATGGAGAGGAAGATGATCGAGAGGCAGTGCCTGTATATCAGAAAGGAGGGGGAAGAGATGGAGGCAGAGGTGAAGGAGAATTCATGTCTAAACTCTCTGGCCCATCTCTCTACCCGTCCTGGAAAAGAGCCAGCTCTGACTCTGAGTTTTCAGACCCAGAGGGCAGTGCACAGTGCAAATTAAG GCTTTACCACGGTCGTGTGCGTCAGAGAGCACTGCACTGTCTGCTAGCGGTGGTAAAAGGTGTTGAGAAGAGGACTCTGTATGGCTACTGGTCCTCCTTCATACCTGACTCCCCTATTGGGGGGCCGCCGCCTCTCACTCTCCTCACAATTATCCTGAAGGACCCCTCACCAAAG GTGCGTGCATGTGCGCTTCAGGTGTTGTCGGCCATGCTGGATGGCTCCCGTCAGTTCCTGGCTGTGGCTGAAGATACAGCGTCTCCTCGTACGTCTTACACCCCTTTCTCCTTCACGCTGGCTACTGCCGTCAGAGAACTGCACCGCGCTCTCAGTCTGGCTCTGCTGGCTGAGACGTCCCCTCAGACGCTCACACAGGTCATAAAG TGTCTGGCCTACCTGGTGGCGAATGCTCCCTACCACCGTCTCAGACCTGGTTTGCTGAACTCACTCTGGAAGCAGATGCGTCCCTATGTGCGCCACAGAG ATGTGAATGTCCGTGTGTCAGTCCTGACACTCTATGGGGCTCTGGTGACGACTCAGGCGCCTCTCCCTGAGGTGCAGCTCCTCCTCCGACAGCCAGAgggcagcggcagcagcagcactggctCCTTCACGCTGCTGGACTCGGCTCTCAGCTGGAGACAAAGAGACGGAGTGTCCTCGCCCTCTCGCACACCAGTCAAATCCTCCCTGCACACGCACTCCCCCCAGGTTTCTCACACACCGAGGGAGGAGGACAGCACCCCGCCGTGGcttctgcagctgtgtgtgtcgcTGGTGACTCAGCCCAGAGAGGACCAATCAGACAGCGAGGGAGCAGGAACAGGAGGGGGCGCTGCTTTAGAGCCCTCTCCCGTCCGACTAGAGGCTCTACAG GTCATGTCCCACCTGGTGCGTGGCTACTTCTCTCTAGCCCAAGTATCTCTGTGTGAGATTGGGCAGGTGAGTGCTCGCTGCCTTGGGGAGACAGACCCCTCCATACAACTGCACGGAGCAAAG ttactggaggagctggggacaGGAATAATCCAGCAgtacagagcagaaaacaacGTACCCGAGAGCTCCAGGGTCCCCATGAACCAA GTGGTGCTCTTCTGGTCAGAAGTCTTGAGTGGTCCACTGAATGGAGCACTGCAGAACGAACAACACCCCACGCTGCAGACGAGCGCATGCGACACGCTCTCCTCCATCCTGCCGCAGGCCTTCGCACAGCTGCCT GATAAGACGCAGCTGATGTGCATCACCGTGCTGCTGGGGCTGACCTACAGTGAAAACTATCTGGTGAAGACCGCAGCCGTCAGAGCTCTGGGAGTCTACATACTGTTCCCCTGTCTGAGAGAG GATGTTATGTTTGTGGCAGATACAGCAAACACTATCCTCGCTGCCCTCGAAGATCGATCCCCAAATGTCCGTGCCAAGGCTGCCTGGTCCCTGGGCAacctcacagacacacttattGTTAATAT GGAGAGTGTAGGTGTGGACTTCCAAGAAGAGTTATCAGACATGCTGCTGCTCAAGATGTTGCAGGCAGCCACCCGAGCATCGGCCGACAAAGACAGG GTGAAGTGTAATGCGGTGCGAGCACTCGGAAATCTGCTTCATTTCCTGCGTCAGAGCCAGCTGACCCGCTCTGCGTTCCAACGTCCGCTGGAAGAGGCAGTACGTGCTCTGGTTAAAACCGTCCAGTCAGAGGCCACTATGAAGGTCAGGTGGAATGCCTGTTACGCCTTGGGAAATGCTTTCAGAAATCCAGCCCTGCCGCTCG ACTCAGCCTCGTGGTCCTGTGATgccttctcctccctctgccaTGTTGTCACTTCCTGCAAGAACTTCAAGGTGCGGATCAAGTCTGCTGCCGCTCTGGCAGTTCCTACCAACCGCGCCTGCTACGGGGACACAGAGCGCTTCAGCTGTGTGTGGCGATCCCTGGCTGCAGCGCTCGAGAACAGCGAAGACACAAATGACTTCTTAGAGTACCGCTACAGCGCCAGCCTGCGACACACGCTCTCACAAGCTCTCCTACACCTGCTCAGCGTCAGCCAGTCTCAGGACATGCTTGCCTTGGGGGCATCACTGGCcggggaggagggtgggggcATCAAAGAGCATTTGATTAAATATCTCAGagcagaggaaggaggaggagatggggcggagggagagaaagatgcAGGAGGGGACAGTTTCACCCCTCAGCAGAGAGTCGGAGGTCTGCAGCAGACCCTGATCAGACTGAAGGAGTTGAAGGCTgaaggagagagatggagagaggaggagagcggTAAAGAGGTGGTGGTTTATTTCCTGGAGGATTTGTTAAAGACCTGTGAGGAGCAGTGA
- the ddx52 gene encoding probable ATP-dependent RNA helicase DDX52, with amino-acid sequence MIRWLISDAWVLTDHAAAGMDAFELFRKLGAGAKFDLKRFGQDAARFKVARSHSGEASTDALSAIDYFGTGANNGSQSSSQEEEEEDEGEDYEVGSDSGDSGAEGKRKQRDEKRDVKRKKKKMKSNQVEADGGALKDTEGNGITWTSSLDRKIQNLSGDGKEKSSLKRLKHLHQEKVNRIRSQHRINVHGCDVPDPVCTFEELQSEYRLNPHVLQNLKDAGLNSPTPIQMQAIPLMMHSRELLACAPTGSGKTLAFCLPLLAHLQQPANLGFRAVVISPTRELANQTYRELLRLSEGVGFRVHIIDKASLAAKKYGPQSNKKYDILVSTPNRLIFLLKQDPPGLDLSSVEWLVVDESDKLFEAGKTGFREQLATIFLACSGSKVRRAFFSATCTPDVEQWCRLNLDNLVSVNIGHRNTAVETVEQELLFVGTENGKLVAMRDIIKKGFLPPMLVFVQSIDRARELFHELVYEGINVDVIHADRTQQQRDNVVNSFRSGKIWVLICTALLARGIDFKGVNLVLNYDFPTSAVEYIHRIGRTGRAGHQGKAITFFTENDKPLLRSIANVIKQAGCPVPDYMIGFKKIHSKVKRRLEKKPPKRSTICTTPRFLMKKKGNAPNKGQKEKKQKGEGGTQTAVQQQKKEKKPKGQGLKNKNKTQTEGGGEKHKKTSQKTGSDSSGAKLKKKKGKKNKPQDKQR; translated from the exons ATGATCCGGTGGTTGATTAGTGATGCCTGGGTGCTGACAGACCACGCTGCTGCAGGAATGGACGCCTTCGAGTTGTTTCGGAAACTCGGAGCCGGAGCTAAATTTGACCTGAAGAGGTTTGGTCAAGACGCTGCTCGGTTTAAG GTTGCCAGGTCTCACAGTGGGGAAGCGTCCACAGATGCTCTCTCTGCGATCGATTATTTTGGCACAGGAGCAAATAATGGATCCCAGAGCAGTtcacaggaggaagaggaggaggatgaaggagaGGATTATGAGGTGGGAAGTGACAGTGGAGATTCAGGTGCAGAAGGCAAAAGGAAGCAGAGGGATGAAAAGAGGGAcgtgaagagaaaaaagaagaagatgaaaagCAACCAGGTGGAAG CTGATGGCGGAGCGCTGAAAGACACGGAGGGAAATGGCATCACCTGGACCTCCTCGCTGGACAGAAAGATCCAAAACCTGTCAGGTGATGGGAAGGAGAAATCCTCGCTGAAGAGGCTGAAGCATCTTCACCAGGAAAAG GTGAATCGTATTCGCTCTCAACACCGTATAAACGTACACGGCTGCGACGTGCCTGACCCTGTGTGCACGTTTGAAGAGCTACAGTCCGAATATCGTCTAAACCCACATGTCCTTCAGAACCTCAAAGATGCAGGGCTGAACTCCCCTACACCCATACAGATGCAGGCGATACCGCTCATGATGCAT AGTCGGGAGCTGCTGGCCTGCGCTCCCACGGGATCAGGAAAGACTTTGGCTTTTTGTCTTCCGCTGCTCGCCCACCTGCAGCAACCGGCCAACCTGGGCTTCAGAGCTGTGGTCATCTCTCCGACCAGAGAACTGGCCAACcag ACCTACAGAGAGCTGCTCCGCCTGTCAGAGGGAGTGGGATTTAGAGTTCACATCATAGACAAAGCCTCTCTGGCAGCCAAGAAATATGGACCACAGTCAAACAAAAAATATG ATATACTCGTCAGTACTCCAAACAGACTCATCTTCCTTCTCAAGCAGGATCCTCCAGGTCTCGACCTCAGCAG CGTGGAGTGGCTGGTTGTCGACGAGTCCGATAAGCTGTTCGAGGCCGGCAAGACGGGCTTCAGGGAGCAGCTCGCCACAATTTTTCTGGCCTGCTCTGGTTCAAAGGTGCGCAGGGCTTTCTTCAGCGCCACCTGCACGCCAGATGTAGAGCAGTGGTGCCGTCTGAACCTCGATAACCTGGTGTCTGTCAACATTGGACACAG AAATACGGCAGTTGAGACGGTGGAACAGGAGCTGCTGTTTGTTGGGACGGAGAATGGCAAACTGGTGGCCATGAGGGACATCATCAAAAAA GGTTTCCTTCCTCCCATGCTGGTGTTTGTGCAGTCTATAGACCGAGCACGGGAGCTTTTCCATGAGTTGGTATATGAAGGCATCAATGTGGATGTGATCCATGCCGACCGAACACAGCAGCAG AGGGACAACGTGGTGAACAGTTTTCGCTCTGGTAAGATTTGGGTGTTGATCTGCACGGCTCTGCTCGCCAGAGGAATCGACTTCAAAGGAGTCAACCTCGTGCTGAACTACGACTTCCCCACCAGCGCTGTGGAGTACATCCACCGGATTG GTCGGACAGGTAGAGCTGGACATCAGGGGAAGGCCATCACCTTCTTCACAGAAAATGATAAGCCCCTGCTGCGCAG CATCGCCAATGTCATAAAACAAGCTGGCTGCCCTGTACCCGACTACATGATTGGCTTCAAGAAGATACACAG cAAAGTGAAGCGGAGACTTGAGAAGAAACCTCCCAAGAGAAGCACCATTTGCACGACTCCTCGCTTCTTAATGAAGAAGAAAGGCAACGCACCAAATaaaggacagaaagaaaagaagcagaaaggAGAAGGTGGAACTCaaacagcagtgcagcagcagaaaaaggaaaagaagcccAAAGGACAGGGGCtgaagaacaaaaataaaacacagacagaagggGGAGGAGAAAAGCACAAGAAGACATCTCAGAAGACGGGGTCAGATTCTTCTGGagccaaattaaaaaa AAAAAAGGGGAAGAAAAATAAGCCACAAGACAAACAAAGATGA
- the rpl23a gene encoding 60S ribosomal protein L23a, producing MHYTAGNPVQPSFLNMAPKVKKEAVPAKTEAKSKALKAKKAVLKGVHSQRKKKMRTSPTFRRPKTLRLRRQPKYPRKSAPRRNKLDHYAIIKFPLTTESAMKKIEDNNTLVFIVDVKANKHQIKHAVKKLYDIDVAKVNTLIRPDGEKKAYVRLAPDYDALDVANKIGII from the exons ATGCATTATACTGCAGGAAACCCCGTTCAGCCTTCCTTTCTCAACATGGCACCGAAGGTGAAGAAGGAAG CTGTCCCTGCCAAGACTGAGGCCAAGTCAAAGGCTCTCAAGGCCAAGAAGGCTGTGCTCAAGGGCGTACACAgccagaggaagaagaagatgaggaCTTCTCCCACCTTCCGTCGCCCTAAAACCCTCCGTCTCCGCAGACAGCCCAAGTATCCTCGCAAGAGTGCTCCTCGCAGGAACAA gTTGGATCACTATGCCATCATCAAGTTCCCCTTGACAACAGAGTCCGCCATGAAGAAGATTGAGGACAACAACACACTTGTGTTCATCGTGGACGTCAAGGCAAACAAACACCAGATTAAACACGCTGTCAAGAAGTTGTATGACATTGACGTCGCCAAAGTCAACACACTTATCAG GCCTGATGGTGAGAAGAAGGCGTACGTTCGTCTTGCACCAGATTATGATGCGTTGGATGTTGCAAACAAG ATTGGCATCATCTAA
- the birc2 gene encoding baculoviral IAP repeat-containing protein 2, translating into METLVQLKNNPFLMGLCRNGPPPDLQYDNSSELFRISTFARFPASGVTERSLARAGWFYTGVGDRVQCFRCNVTAEGWQAGDCPTEKHRQLSPSCSFIQSLPSTANLLSSSHSAFSPLRIAPAMPLSGPGPAAPNPTVSQGDEPVYLNMGFSAPPPSSPLSSRGVEDMSHQRPTCHNPSMRREQDRLDSFHPWTLSIITPAELAKAGFYYLGQGDRVACFSCGGQLSNWEPGDRAVSEHQRHYPNCRFVRGDRADNVSLAGAASGGVTSQLSSGAPALSNVSNPAMQQSEERLLTFVNWPSRIPVRPDQLAKAGFYYVGRNDDVKCFCCDGGLRCWESGDDPWVEHAKWFPRCEYLLQEKGQEFVHQIQARFPRLFEQLLTNGDSSSREFVDPPVVHLGPGEERSEDAVMMNTPVIKSALEMGFERSLVKQTVQSKILTSGENYRTVQELVSDLLSAEDQKREEEREMLAEAMASDGFTFVKRHQAALIQRLKSVEPVLDHLREQNVISTEDYSGLKAQTSAQQQTARLIELILTKGNAAAEVFRNWIQKNDVHLLRDLMAQSNEAASPSQDLSDLPMEEQLRRLQEERTCKVCMDKEVNIVFIPCGHLVVCKECAPSLRKCPICRGLVKGTVRTFLS; encoded by the exons ATGGAAACACTTGTTCAACTCAAAAATAACCCGTTCTTAATGGGGCTGTGTCGCAATGGGCCCCCACCTGACCTGCAATATGATAACTCCTCAG AGCTCTTCCGCATCTCTACCTTCGCCCGATTCCCAGCTTCAGGAGTCACAGAGCGAAGTCTGGCGAGAGCAGGCTGGTTCTACACTGGCGTGGGCGACCGGGTGCAGTGTTTCAGGTGTAACGTGACAGCAGAGGGCTGGCAGGCCGGAGACTGTCCAACAGAGAAACACAGGCAGCTTTCTCCTTCCTGCTCCTTCATCCAGAGCCTTCCTTCTACAGCCAActtgctctcctcctctcactccGCCTTCTCCCCACTACGCATTGCTCCAGCCATGCCA CTTTCTGGTCCAGGCCCAGCCGCTCCTAATCCGACAGTAAGCCAAGGTGATGAGCCAGTCTACCTAAATATGGGCTTCTCCGCTCCACCGCCCTCCAGCCCACTCAGCTCTCGTGGCGTAGAGGACATGTCCCACCAGAGACCAACATGCCACAACCCTAGCATGCGCAGAGAGCAGGACCGCCTGGACTCCTTCCACCCCTGGACACTCTCCATTATAACTCCCGCTGAGCTCGCCAAGGCGGGCTTCTACTACCTGGGCCAGGGCGACAGAGTGGCCTGCTTCAGTTGCGGAGGACAG ttGAGTAACTGGGAGCCAGGTGACAGAGCCGTATCCGAGCACCAGAGGCATTATCCAAACTGTCGTTTTGTGCGGGGGGACAGAGCAGACAACGTGTCGCTGGCTGGAGCTGCGTCCGGAGGAGTTACTTCCCAGCTGTCTTCTGGAGCCCCAGCTCTCAGTAATGTGTCCAACCCTGCCATGCAGCAGAGCGAAGAGAGGCTGCTCACTTTTGTCAACTGGCCGTCTCGTATCCCTGTTCGGCCCGACCAGCTGGCTAAAGCTGGCTTCTACTATGTCG GTCGTAACGATGACGTCAAGTGTTTCTGCTGCGATGGCGGCCTGCGATGCTGGGAGTCCGGAGATGACCCTTGGGTGGAACATGCAAAATGGTTCCCTCG GTGTGAATATTTGCTCCAGGAGAAGGGACAAGAGTTTGTTCACCAGATTCAGGCTCGCTTCCCGCGGCTGTTTGAACAG CTCTTAACAAATGGagacagcagctccagagagtTTGTGGATCCACCTG TTGTTCACCTCGGTCCAGGAGAGGAGCGGTCTGAGGATGCTGTCATGATGAACACCCCCGTGATCAAGTCTGCTTTAGAGATGGGCTTTGAGCGTAGTCTAGTCAAGCAAACAGTACAGAGCAAGATCCTGACCAGTGGAGAGAACTACAGAACAGTCCAGGAGCTGGTTTCAGACCTGCTGAGTGCCGAGGACcagaagagggaggaggagcgAGAGATGCTGGCGGAGGCGATGGCATCAG ATGGTTTCACCTTTGTGAAGAGACACCAGGCAGCGCTGATTCAGCGACTGAAGAGTGTGGAGCCAGTGTTGGACCATTTAAGAGAGCAAAATGTCATAT CAACAGAGGACTATAGTGGTCTCAAAGCTCAGACGTCGGCTCAGCAGCAAACCGCCAGGCTGATAGAGCTCATCCTCACCAAGGGAAACGCAGCAGCCGAGGTCTTCCGCAACTGGATCCAGAAAAACGACGTGCACCTGCTCAGAGATCTCATGG CTCAATCAAATGAAGCTGCATCACCGAGTCAAGACCTATCAG ACCTGCCCATGGAGGAGCAGCTGCGGCGCCTGCAGGAGGAGCGAACCTGCAAAGTGTGTATGGACAAAGAGGTCAACATCGTCTTCATCCCATGTGGACACCTGGTGGTGTGCAAAGAGTGCGCGCCATCGCTGCGAAAGTGCCCCATATGCAGAGGCCTGGTTAAAGGCACGGTCCGAACCTTCCTCTCATAA